A segment of the Hyperolius riggenbachi isolate aHypRig1 chromosome 8, aHypRig1.pri, whole genome shotgun sequence genome:
gtcgggggaaaatgagttgaacttacccagggcttctaatggtcccccgcagacatcctgtgcctgcgcagccactccccgatgctccggccccgcctctggttcacttctggaatttcaaactttaaagtatgaaaaccactgtgactgtgcctgcgcagctgcatctccctcccgctgatgtcaccaggagcgtactgtgcagacctagtatggtctgtgcctgcgcaatgtgctcctggtgacatcaggaggagcgaggacacagcaatgcaggcgcagtggttttcagtaagtaagtttaactcattttcccacgaccccttacagtattcctttaaaattaAATGGGATAAAAACATAAATTCCGCTTCCACTCAGCACTCTTCCTGCACCACCTTGTGGCCAGACTATGGCATGATTTCCATTAAAACAGCATTACAGATCCTCCCTTACCCTACCGTTTATTGTTAATTATTGTATGTATATAATGCCaaaatattacacagtgctgtacaataaataaggttacagacaatgataataggggtgacagaGAACACAATACAGTTAACAAGCTACCGGTATTAAACACACAATGCAAGATCATACGCTGTAGTAGTAGtccaagtaattcatggctctctACAGCCCATCACTGTGACAGACTGCTTCCAACAAGTGAGgttagttaaagcaaacctatgacttttaaaaacaaaaaaaagttagatacttacctcagtaaaagGCAGCTCTGAAGCGGATCTTTCTCGAGTACACTGCTGCTCGCTGGGatcctcctctcctgtcagtttaTAAGCTGCACTGACAACCAGCATCTGCGCAGCAGCACGGAGGACAGAGCCAGGGCCGGTTCCCTCATGAAGCCAGGTGAAACATtaacatcaggtgcagagatttcaggggcagcatttttgtaccatGTGGAATGAGGAGGCTGAGCAGTTtgcttgtcacagactcacatccAGCCACTGTGCTAttcagctgcagcatgtcatgtgagaacattaaatggagTCCATTGTCGTGTGCTATGCGATCAttctaaattgggggggggggggggggggaatttatgGGCGTATCCTCACAAGTgtgtcaggcagcaaaaagtctagaaccggtcctGGAAAGACGGCATAATGCGCCCGCACAGTGCGTACGTTTTTGTGCATGGACAAGAGAATGGCCGTGTGAACATATTCCACAAGTCGTTGTCTAACGTGTTCAGAGGGTTCCAGGGTTGGAATGGCGAGCTCGAGGGGGATGCCTCTGGATTATTATACTGAGGTAAACATGAACTTTTTCTCCAAGGCTTGGGtcgcacataaatctgtacatttccagtccagtcctgtcaaaTGTACACCTTTTCTGTGTGAACATAGCCATAgaaacatacaaaactgatgccaattgTCAAAAACTGTCAGGACACCTTTTAGTAAAAACCAAGCCTAAATTTTGCTTCAGGTACACCTTAAaagagatttgaccagaaaagtgTTATTTCCAGACTCTCAATGTGTAATAATTTCTGCTTCAATGAAAGGAATATATTGCAGTAAAATTGACTGGCTGTCTGACCATTTCTTTTCAAAGACTTATGGATAAtctaaggctgtggagtcggagcaatttttgggttcctggagtcgggggttgaggggggaggggtaaatgcaccgactccgacacctaatgactcctaatgaattaaaaatgtaataaaaatagaaaatatgataaaatgttctatttttcagataatagtcatcataaataatttatacatatagtaatagctgtgcttagtccacaaaaatgaaataaaccaatcaaaaaatagttacttgtgctgcttcaataaagcagtccccgtatttttaaagtcagatatacatatctgattgtgactgtatatatgatgtgtacacaggaatctcttatatatactaaataacatctatgctgtaagtataaagcctgaagtGTAGCTGTGCCACTAAtagcgatggtcaatgagatgcaaatttatgcactccctttgctcatgaaatcaaataatttgatatgatgttaaaatttggtttaatgactacgaattaaagggtaccggagaaggataaaaagaaaagttttatacatacctggggcttcctccagcccccttcaggctaatccagtcgctgtcctcctccgccacctggatcttgtactacgagtcccggtaattcagccagtcagcgcagtccggccacgtgccactcccacagacaggagcattctgcacctgcgcaatagtgctgcgcaggtgtcgtACGCTAcacggtatgtataaaacctcaaTTTcacctgtctcaggtttactttgttacacagtagtactatactctacatatgcactcgccacagagctgcagggaatccactgagaatgttgtgcacattgaacacagaggtgtgatccatcacccataaacctggttcagattgtatatgaagaatgtgtaatagaggaagaatcgcctcattctcctgcagagtacctgcacatcactcttccatgtacccacagttatattgcctagggcctgatccatgttcagattgtacatgaagaatgtgtaatagaggaagaatctcctcattcccctgcagagtacctgcacatcattcttacatgtacccacagttacattgcctagggcctgatagatgtttttttttcctgtctgtaccttctacaagtacccttagcaaggactagttttagtctatgactaaacgtattagaggcagaagatccacCGGAcaatgatgtgttgctgaaaaaacggacacaactgcgttagtgggctcaggcccttatgaAAGTGCGTTCTTACACAATGGTATATTTAACAAAAACTGCAATGTAAAATCAGTTATCTTACCTGCTCGAATGGAGTTTTATCCAGTACCCCCTTGGCTCCTACGAGCACCCAGCTATCCCTGAACGCCACCTCTTTAACAACAGAACTTCCCAGCTCAAGAAACATCTTCCGGGCCTCTTCAGTCATCCTACAGCAAATACAAGAAGAGAGGAGTCATCATCAAAGTATAAAACGCAAGCTGCATGGGCACGTGAACAACAAGATCAGGGAAACTTTTCTTCAAACGTATTCCAGTATCAATAAATCATATTTTCATAAAAAACAAGTATAGTTATCTTTTTTCAAAATGAACACTTGGATAACATTctttattgggccaaagtgctggGATTCTGTCCTACAAAGTAAATCAAcctccaagtcagctagctaattgcacaagctgttagtctgtatttctcctgtctagctctagggaaattgctgatcatgctgaaacccaagagaagctgaagacgtgtctgacacttccgctgcccggcagatcaactgtatacacatcaccatggcaacagagaCGTTAGACCTCTGctgcactgtgccagtttgaaatatattgtatggctctcacagaattacattttaacctccttgccggttatcccgagctcagctcggggtaacctgcgcaggaggatatctcaggccccgctgggccgatttgcataattttttttttgttacaagcagctagtactttgctagctgcttgtaacttccgatcgccgccgctcgccgccgatccgccgcgccgagtcgctccccccccgccccagagccctgcgctgcctggccaatcagtgccaagcagcgttgaggggcggatcgggattccctatgacgtcccgacgtccatgacgtcggtgacgtcatcccgccatggcgaccggggaagccctgcaggaaatcccgttctcaacgggattccctgcatactctgatcgccgaaggcgatcggagtgggtggggggatgccgccgcttagcggctatcatgtagcgagcccttggctcgctacatgatttaaaaaaaaaaaaaaattaaaaaaatgtgcggcgctgcctccttgccggattttttagaccggcaaggaggttaaaatatgtggcgtttatggctctctcagctaaAAAGGTTtctgacccctgccttaaaggatATGCTTGCCGCAGTTCCTCTATCACCTGGTCTTCTGCTGTCCCCTCCCTAGCGTGCGGCAACCAggcggcttctgcacatgcatgcgcCGCTTGTGGTTGCGCTCCAGCGGCTGGAAGTGTTATGCGCAGAACGTTCCCAGCCATGGGATTGCAATTGTGCTCACGAAGCAGAAGCTGCTGACCCAGCCGGCTGCTAAGGAGGGGATAGCAGAAGACCGGGTGAgagaggagctgcggcaagggagacAGGGACTTCtaggggcaggaagaagccccaggtaagtgaagatgGATTCATTATTTTGGCCTCATATATCCTttgaagaggcactgtagtgacaaagTAAAACTAGTCAAAAACGGCTCCCCAAATGCACACGCACTACAGCCTTGATGCGCACCCATGAAcgcatgcccacacaccttccctgTGCCCTTCCACATTTCGCGCCATTCACaatacagggacacaggaggacacatcaaCAGGGCTATTATATTGGATGCAGTAATTTTTTCTGGATACTTACTTTTATGTTCATTTtaatggtttcagcatcagaaacactgccTATACCTATAGAttgctgtatatttgtatgtaatccCTCCCTGCCATTgaggtttagcctaggctgttccgCCACGCGTAATTctcttcccagagcattctgggagaccaggtattatttgtacTAGCttaagaactctcagtaaacaaacaatccacagagctgcacctgacaggactaaagatgttgacaccagtgatacatttcagaatgtaaaaaagagggaggaaagattttacaaggagCAGACAATGACTAAatttatgaattaaaaaaaatacatttcattcattatattattttcagtacagttcctttttaactttCAATAAGAACTCTTAAAATTCCAGTACTCATTAACTGAGCACCCACCCTGATATTTTTATGTATTGTATCTGATAAATACACCTTTTGCTTGGAATATTCCTTTACCATGTGACCCACAACTTCCATTCACATTGGTCTATTTCCAACACATATGAAAGTGGGTGTGTCCTGGACCTACATGGTGTCAAGAAACCTTTACTTGGGAATCCAGGAGAGGATGTGGGTCAAACGACTGGGGTTTAGACCCTACGTAAACAGTTTATGCAACCATActgctctattttttttattgagtttttcaCATAAACCGACATCAAGCAATACCCAGGCATAACTCACACCCACcgccccaaagcccccccccccccacacacacacacagtctgctCAGTATCCCACACCCAATCAGTGTTGCAGGTACAAAATATATGTTGCATCAACTAACTACGATCTGTCGCATAATCGATCTCTTGATCCTTGAGGTATTTTAACCATAGTGACCATAGCCTGTCAAACTTGTCAGGACAGTTTATCTGTGTATATGTGAGCTTATACATCTGAAGGGATGACTTAACCAGCATTACTCATTCACTCGCCGTGGGAGCCGCTGGGCAGATCCAGCGTACATTTATAATTCTCATGGCATAGAAACATAACAGGACAGCACATCTTGAGTTTATAGTCTCACCCCAAACCCCAGCAGAAGCATCTTAGGGTCCAGAATAACTGGCTTATAAAACACCTCCTCCAAAATCTTAGCTATGCGCTCCCAGTACACCTGGAGAGTAGGACAGGACCAGGCCACATGGATAAAGTCCCCAACTCCCGTCATACATCTAGGACACTAACCATACtgttcttatggtggccatatacggtacaataaaaacgtttttccagtttattcgatctaaatgatcgaatcgaatgaaagttaaaacaaaaaaaaaaaaaattccgatcaagaaattcgaacgattgttcggtttttttcaagaaaaatctgatcggacatgctggaaaaatcattatattcgatctaacggaataatcgaactaaattatctaattgaaaaaaaatgaaaaattgtaccacgtATGGGCAACTTTACATGGACTTCAGGTCTGCTATGGTCTCTCACAACAACTTGTGACACTAAGAAAAAATCTCTGTATCTGTTAATTTCCCCCATATTATATGTCATTTTGAAGGATAGATTAATCAAAATAAAACCAATGCATGGTGTAAGCGCCCTCTAGTGTCCACCTGTGGAAAAGCAGTTATTGGATTGAATTAGGGATTTTTATCAtgctttttatgaatttttatttatttagtactTACATAGCGCCGAtatcttacacagcgctgtacagagtatattgttttgtcatttaccgtaactgtccctcagagggctcacaatttaatccctaccatagtcatatgtctatatcttgtagagtatgtatcgtagtctagggccaattttagaattttagggggaagccaattaacttatctgtacgtttttgcgctaaccactacgccaccgtgttgccCCAATGTTGCTATTCCTTTTAAGATAAAGTAGCcattgtctctttaaagagaacccgaggtggggtcctcacaacaaaatccccctacagaggctggctctgcctatcgagcccagcctctgctgctaatcagatcccccctaaatcccccctgcgctcagccagaccccataaatctccgggctgtgtctggaaggctgccaagttcttcagtgttgaactgttcctctatgcacactccagcgtgtgttttatttacataagggctggttcagacgggcgtttttgtggcgtttaacgcagcgtttcagacgcagcgttttttgggatctactgccatcccatgcaagtgaatgggagcgtttagagctggcttttgcaggctttcatgaaagcctggcagtagatcccagcgttgcgtctagtctcaaaagcaacatgctgctttcagaggcagtaaacgcgaggaaacaatagcagagaccagaactgctagccttgaacgcttttcaaaagctttcaaaagctagcttttaaacgctggcggtaaacgctggcgtttgaacgcaatgccaagcaaaagctcagcagacgcccgtgtgaaccagccctaagccagcagcttctctgctatcttatcagtgatagaagagagctggataaaaatcctcctctggaggctgtgaaaggagctggtctgtcacatactaaggaattaactacataggcagagctgtctgcaggaagcctgtaatgttcagtgcatgagagaagttggggacagaaggtaaacacacacaagtgatctcttgagattcagaagtaaggctggatacagcctgcttgtgtatggatgtattttctatgtgtggacatgctgtacatcaacctacttcctgttttggtggccattttgtttgtttataaacaaactttttaaaacagtttttgactacttttaatgcggcggggagcggcaaaattgtgacagagggtaataggagatgtcccctaacgcactggtatgtttacttttgtgcgattttaacaatacagattctctttaaggaaattgttgtgggaacactgctttaggcAACATCCTAATACCTTGCAAATGCTTCTACAAATGGTAGGATGTTGATTCAGTGGAAattttgcctgacagccctgggaGGTCAGAAGAAACTATTTTCTCTCCCAAGCCATGCAGTATAACTGTAAGTACAGATAGTGGCTTTGGTCCTGCAGAGCCCCAGGGGAATAGGAGAAAGGCATATCAAAGTTGTTTAGCATCAGTACACAACTTGTTTACTACTCACTTTGTGGCTGGGTCATCAAAAGAAGCCAAGAGCACTATTGTCCCTTCATGGATAGGCCTCAAGAAATTCAACAGCTCAGACACATCTGAGAAGAAAGAGAAAACCGTTTTTTAGAGACCTTTTTGTGGACAGGTATGGCCCAATTCATCACAAACTCAAAATTAAATTATAATGCAAAATTTGTATTATCCTTCAAATACAATatagaaaagacaaaaaaaaatacaacattaaaaatgtgtttaGGACGCCGTCATTCACCCAAAATCCCTGTAACAAACTGATTGACCGACTTGAGGTCAAAAGGACAGCTAATAATCCATTGTAATAACTTGAAATTCTATTGAACCAGGCCCACATGTCAGTGACAGTAGGGGTCATACCAGCCAGTGCGCAGCTGACATTTACTTGAGTGGCACGGTTCAATGTCACTGATGTAATAAGGTTATTCAGTTGCAGTTGCTCACACAATCACAGATTATTCAAGATCCAGCAGCTGCCCATCAAGAGGGTCAAATGCAATAATAAAAAGACCGATAACGGACAAAACAGCCCCAGAGTCAGGTATAGAGCAGGGTAGGCATGAGCACAGAAACAGGGATAAGCAAGTAACAGCAAAGCTGCAAGGCATCAGGTGCATAGCCGTGTGATCCGCAGGTGACGATTCACAGCATTGGAGGCTTTGCAAGCAGAAGCTCTAATTTGGTGATGTCCCCGCCACAAACTGCAGTGAGGGTGACGAAGTCCTCGGCCGAAGCATATACTCAAATTCAGAGAGATCAGTAGCAACATTCAAACATGCACCAGCACCAATAGGCATGAAGGCAGCAGCACAGCAACCAGCAAAGCAGAGCAACGCGGTTATTGTCAGTCGTGGCACTGATGGTAACTTACTGCAAGAGTTTGTGGGTGGTTGTTCAGTAATGTGGGAGTCCCCGCTGCACCCCCTGAAAGGGGGAGGAAGTCCTCCATTCAAATAACTGAATGTAAGAGTGGCTAGCCGCTGCAAATAGTAATGGTGCAGAGCTGGATATAGTCCAAGGTTCCCTGGGAGCAGGAGCAAAGTGCAGACAGGCTAGAGGAGGGCAGACAGTGATGACCCAGACACATGGTGTGCTTGGTGTCCTCTACATGTTTCCCCAGACTCCTGGCTTCATCAGGAGGCGGGCATGTTGGTCACTCCTCTGCCCCTATGTGGCCGCATCCCCACCAATAACGCAGCATGGCACATAAACAAGTGTTTATGTTCCCCATGTGTACAGCAGAGAATGGACACTTGTCCGACGCCACCACATATCCTGGCCTCCTCCATCGTCCGATGTCACAGCAAGTGACTGTACTTCATGACACCAGGCGCAtgtagtgacatcacacatgcactgGTGTCGCATGGTCCAGGCACTCGTGGGGATGCCGGACACTGGATGAGGCCAGGAGAGCCTTCAACATTGCATAAAGGCATATGGAGGAGGGGGTGGGAAGGGTGATTATAACAACCAGGTGGGGACCCATCATTCATTGCTGTCATGCACCTGATTGAGCCCTTGTaaccgagattttccagcattcccGATTGATCCTATTGACTGGGTGGCCATGTGGATTCAAACAGATTCTCTTCCAATTTGACAAATATAAAAATTAGAATCTCGATCTGCTTGCAATACCAAATATTGTATCGGCACCCTAATGCTTCGCTATCAGGAGCTTGTTTACACAGGTCTTTGTGGGGGAGAAGAGTTCCTGAGTTAACAGTAGTGTACTTTTACTGTATATTAAATATGCTAAATCAGCTTCAATCTGTTACCTggcaggctacattcacagtggtgcattgccatGTAGTGGTGGCATTGTAATGCGTAATGTCGCATTGCAATGCAGTAcctatgtgacgttcacagtgtggCTGCTGTGGTTTAAGGGCGTGCGCGTtaccagtgacagtgaagcatactttcaaacTGTATGCAATGCATGGATAATGTGTgattagggttgcaacggtataatACTCGTGGATTTTCATACCGTGGATTTTATACCGTGGAATGAGAACTAAGAAAATACCACAGTATGATGGTATATGGTATTATACAGTTATTTGTACCCAGGCctcccccttacattaaataatgcacacacacacacacacacacacagtagcgtGATACACCCCACTCGGCATACAAATGCTtaagccgccgggagatttggggcaGGGTAAAGCTgtaaaacagctcaccctgctccggCAAAAGTCCTGGCGGTGCTAAATAATATTCCCCCCTCCAgttcgccatggatagtggggaaagatgtaGTTCGGCTTACAGCTATTGTTCTGTCtgttgacggcacccaaattacttacCAAGTGCCGCTATAGTCGTaactcctattacggcctatcgcAGCACCGGCAGCGCCCAAatctctgacttttttttatttatatagctagttaggtataggcgccttcagtataagtagccaggaataggtggccAGGAATGGGTGTAGCCAATAggcggccgcagtataggtagctaggataggggcagctagcaataggtggctgcagtataggtagccaagataggggcagctagtaataggtgcagccagtatagaaagccaggtggGAGAGATGGGGAAGCAGCAGCGTGGTAAACACATACTCACTTTGCTGGGGTCCTGCATGCGTGCACTTCTtactacttcctccttcctgttcttgcatcctCTCTCATTTGTAACAGCGCCCAGGGGGCGCTATTACAAGTGGATGGAACGCAAGAGCAGGAGGGAGGAAGAAGTAAAAAGGAAGAAGTAGGTAGTACATGCGCAGGAACCCTGGCGAAGTGAGTATGCGTTTACCCTGCCTCTGTTCGTGCTCCCAACACTGTTCGTGCATCGCATCCCCGCTGCTGcatcccccaaagcacccccgttGCGGAGACCGGTAATTTAGGATTGTGCAtagtatgattaccatgcacaatcataCCACGGCATACAATACCGGTACACCCTACGCGTGATGcaacttttttgttacatttctgcttttacagggaacgcaatgGAACTCCCAATGTGCCCctagctttaaaggaaaccagatacGTTAAAagcaaaagatttgatacttacccctccagccccataagcaccgctgagtccctcgccgccCTCCCATGTGCCTCCATCCTGCTgctatcagccccggtaacttgctaAGTCTCGTCAGTCAgtcggctggagaaagccccacgtaagtatcaaatctttagtttttaacgtctctggtacactttaatgtaatAATAATGCATTACTGATTCCATCCTCCCTAAATATCTGAGAGCCTGACGTTGCTTCTGCTTCCCCCGCTGGAGACTAACTTTGCAGTACCCATGTTAACTCCCGGGTGAAGCATAAAGCTCGGGCTCGTCATAGGACTGGAACAAGCCAATAGGAATCCCCCTTCTTCAGGAAGGATTCTCATTTGCCCACTGAGTTTCTCCACCTattcttttaaatttttttcctgattaaaagggacacttaagtctgtggaaaaaaatgaattttactcaactggggcttccagcagccccctgcagctgtattgtgcccacgcagactccatcagatgctcctggccccgccagcagccacttccggtttcggcgacaggagccgacaggcatgCAATGCAAGAGATTCTCCTCGTTCCCAGCTacatataataatatatacaggatcttctcaaaacattagcatattgtgataaagttcattactttttgtaatgtactgataaacattagactttcatatattttagattcataacacacaagtgaagtaggtcaaagccttttattgttttaatattgatgattttggcatacagctcatgaaaacctaaaattcctatcttaaaaaattagcatatcacgaaaaggttgtctaaacgagctattaacctaatcatctgaatcaactaattaactctaaacacctgcaaaagattcctgaggcttttaaaactcccagcctggttcattattcaaaaccgcaatcatgggtaagactgcggacctgactgctgtccagaaggccatcattgacactctcaagcaagggagtttttaaaagcctcaggaatcttttgcaggtgtttagagttaattagttgattcagatgattaggttaatagctcgtgtagagaaccttttcatgatatgctaattttttgagataggaattttgggttttcatgagctgtatgccaaaatcatcaatattaaaacaataaaatgctttgaactacttcagttgtgtgtaatgaatctaaactatatgaaagtctaaagttcatcagtacattacagaaaataatgaactttatcacaatatgcatatataattataaatatatatatatatatatatatatatatatatatatatatatatatatatatatatatatatatatatatatatatatagtggaggaaataattatttgacccctcactgattttgtaagtttgtccaatgacaaagaaatgaaaagtctcagaacagtatcatttcaatggtaggtttattttaacagtggcagatagcacatcaaaaggaaaatcgaaaaaataaccttaaataaaagatagcaactgatttgcatttcattgagtgaaatacgtttttgaaccctctaacaataaaagacttaatacttagtggaaaaacccttgtttgcaagcacagaggtcaaatgtttcttgtaattgatgaccaagtttgcacacattttaggagga
Coding sequences within it:
- the FAM3A gene encoding protein FAM3A; this translates as MSSVQNNVGRGLNIALVNGVSGEVIEAKAFDMWDGDVSELLNFLRPIHEGTIVLLASFDDPATKMTEEARKMFLELGSSVVKEVAFRDSWVLVGAKGVLDKTPFEQLIKNSKNSNKYEGWPEAVELEGCVPQRTLDTTE